The DNA segment GCGCCCCGGGAAGATCGCCTGGAACGGGCCCGCTCCGCCGCCCAGCCCGACGAACTCCTGGCCTTCCTGGGAGATGCCGACTCGGACCTGAGGAGGGCGGCCCTCCAGAATCCGCTGGTCTCCGAGGATCTCGTGTGCCGCGCCCTGGCCGCCAGCGGCGACCCGGCCCTCTGCGAGGAGGTCTACGCGGAGGCCCGGTGGTACTTCCGGGAGCCCGTCCGCGAGTGCCTCCAGGAAGCGCCGGTCTGCCCCCCGGGCCTGTCCCGCCGCCTGGCCCTGTCCCGCCACCTCGTGGCCGCCCTCGAACGGAGCCCGGCGAACCGCGCGGGCCTGCGGAGGATCGCCAGCCTCTTCACGCAGTTGGAGGAGGAGGAATACCAGTTCGTCACCTACTGGGCCAAGCGGCAGGCGCCCCATCTCCTGCGGGTGGTGAAGTACTTCTGGGACCGCCTCCAGCGGCGGCCGGCGGGCCTCGGCTCGACCCAGCCCGAGCGCGGGGAGGACGGCCGGTGGGCGACCCTGGAGGAGCGGATCTTCCTCGCCACCCAGGCCACCCAGGAGGAGCAGCTCAGCCAAGTGCTGCGGGATCCCGATCCCCAGGTGTTCCGCCTGGCGCTGGAGAATCCCGCCCTCACCCCGCGGCTGCTGGCGACGGCCCTGCCGGCCCTCGACCGCGAGCGGGCGGAACGGCTGGCCGCCCACGCCGCCTGGTCCGCCGATCCGATCGTGGCGGGCGCCCTGATCCACCACCCCGAGCTTTCCGAACCCACCCTTCTCCGGCTGATGGCGCGCCTCCCGGGGCTGAAGCCCCTTCTCGGGATCCTCGGCGACGCGCGGATCCTCCACCTGGAGGTCAAGCGGCGGGCCCAGGAATCCCTGCGCGGCCTCTACCTGGCTCTGGGCCCCGCCGAACGGGTGGCCGCGCTCCGCGCCTTCGGCGGCGACCTGCTGCGTCACATTCCCCAGGAGGTGCTCCAGGACGAAGAGGGGCTCCAGCGGCTGGTGTCCGACCGCCAGCTCGATCCGGGCCTCCTGCTCCGCCTGGCCCGCAACAAGCTGACGCCCCGGACGGTCCTGGGGCAGATCGCCGGGCACCCCGTGCTCATGGCCCACGCGGCGATCATGTCGGAGCTGCTGCTCAACCCCAAGACCCCGCGGGAGGCCTCCATCCGGATCTGGGGCCTGCTGTCCGAGGCGGAGCAGCACCAGCTCCTCCGCAGCCCCCACCTGCCCGCCGCCCTGCGGTCCCTCATCTGAACCCAGGATGAACATCCGGGGGTAAACGCCCACCCCGCGGTCCCGTAGTCCTTTCAGGAGCCTTCATGCGTCGCCCCGCCGCCCCAGTGATTCCCGCCGCGGTGGCCGTGCTTTGCCTGACGTTCGCGGCCTCGTGCCGTCCGCGGCCCAAGGTGCCGGGGTGGGTCCAGTCGGCGCCGGCGGAGAGCCTCGCGGCCTTTTCGGGCGAAGCCGGCTGGATGCTGGGCCACAAGGCCTTCCAGTCCTTCGTGTCCCGGGATCCCATCATGGAGCGGGCCCTGGACCTGTTCCTCCAGAAGGCCCGGATCAATCCGCGCCGGGAGACGGGTCGGGTGACCTTCCATGTCATGGGGGTGCCGCAGCAGGGCGAGGGCGACATCCAGAAGGGGCTGGAGCACGTGCTCATCCAGCTCAACCAGTTCCAGGATCCCGCCGCCCTCATGTCGGCCCTGGCCGAATCCTTCCCCCAGGAGGGCACGCTGCGCCTCCAGGGCCGCGACTGGCCCCTCTACGTGATCCTCGACCTGGAAGTCCAGGGGACCAAGGCCCACATCCGCGCCGCCAGCGATGAGCAGGGCCAGATCTGGATCGGCTCGCTGGAGGCGCTCAACCGGATGGCCACCCGCGGCAGCCTGGGTGCCGAGCCCGACGCCGCCCTCGCCGCCGAGTGGATCGGCGCCAAGGCTCCCTTCCAGGGCTACCTCCAGCCCGACGTCCTGTTGGGGGGGCTGCGCCAGAACCTGAAGGGCAACAACTTCATCAAGGACCTGCCCCAGGGCGTCCAGGCGCTTTTCTGGAGCATCACCCCGGGGTCCGAGAAGGATCCGGCCATCCGGTTCGAACTGGCCCTGGCGGGGACGCCCGAGGGCATCGGGCAGGTCACTCCCTGGATCCAGCGGCTGGTGGCGGCGGCGGAGGCGGTCCAGGCCGCTCCGGGCGCGGCGCCCCAGCTCATGCAGGAGAAGCGGCGGGTGGGCCTCCGCTGCAACCTGACGCCCGAACAGCTCAAGCTCGTGATGGAGAAGCTGGGCCAGCCGGATTTCTCCTTCACCCTTCCCGGCGGACCCAAGGCGTGAACGCGGCCCTTCCCCTGCCCGCCGGCGCAGGTGCCGGTTTCGCCGCCCCGGCGGCGGAGTCGCCCGAGTACTGGATGTCCCAGCTCAAGGCGGGACGGGAGGAGGCCCTGGCCCACCTGATGGCCCGCTTCGAGCGGCCCCTGTGCGCCTTCCTCCACCGCCGGCTCCAGGGCGAGGCGGGGGTCGTCCAGGAGCTGGCCCAGGAGGTCTTCCTCAAGTGCCTCCAGCACTGCCAGCGGTTCGAGGAGGGCCGGCCCGTGGCGGCCTGGCTTTTTACACTCGCGGCTAATGCGGCGACCGACCACCTCCGTAGACGGGGGCGAGAGGTATCCCCTCCCGAGACCTTTGACGCACCGGATCCCCATGTTTCTTCCCCCTGGGAATCCGTGGACCAAAGCCGGCGCATCCAGACCCTTCGAGGGGCCCTGGAAGGGCTGACCCCCCGCCAGCGGGCCATGGTCCTCGCCTACTACGTCCACGAGCACCCCGTGAAACGGATCGCCCAGGACCTCGGCTGCGCTGAAGGAACCGTCAAGGCCACCCTCTTTCAAAGCCTCCAGAAGCTCCGCAAGACCCTCGGACCCCAGCCATGACCTCCCCCGACCTCCAGCCCTCCGATCCCCGTCTCCAGGACGAGGCCCGGGCGTTCGACTTCCTCGAACAGCCCGAGTCCTGGCCGGAGGATCCGGCCGTCCAGGCCGAGCTGGCCGCCCTGCTGGAGCTCCACCTGGCCCTGGGCGCCCACGGTCCCGCCCTGGCGGCGGAACTGGCCCCTACCCCCCGCGCCCGCTGGACCAGCTCCTGGTCCCTGGCCGCCGCCGCGGTCCTCCTGGTGGCCCTGGTTCCCGCGGGCATCACCTGGCAGCGCACGCGCAGCCTCCAGGCGCAGGCCCGCGATACCGCCCGCCTCGAGCTGGTGGCGCAGAAACGCAGCCAGACGCGGGCCTGGGGAGCCTTCTTCCAGCAGAGCAGCACCCTGCTGCAGGACTTCGAACAGAACCCCACCCTCTGCCGGAAGGGCGAAGAGGACCGCCGCCAGGAGCGCGAGATGGCCGTCACCCTCCTGGAGGCCAGCCACCAACTCGCCGCCCAGGGCGCTCCCATCAAGGAGGCCGAGGCCATCCGGGCGTCCCTCCACACGTGGCTTTCCGAAGTGGCCCTGGAGGACAGCTGCCTGCCCGTCGAGCGCGCCCGCGAACTGCGCCAGTGGGCCGCCGCCAACAACCTGGAGACCCAGGCCGAGCGCATGGGCCGCCGGCTGAAGGGGGCGGACGCATGACGCTGTTTCTCCTGATGGCGGTTCCGGCGCTGATCGCCCCCGCCTCGCCCGACCTCCTCTCCGCCCCCGCGGAAAGCCCTTCCGAAGCGCTGTTCCGGGCCGGCCGCGACCTGCGGTACGCCCAGCGGTGGTTCGAGGCGTCCCAGGTCTACCGCAGCCTGATCCAGAGCTACCCGACCTCCTCCCGCATCCCCGACGCCCGCTACTGGCTGGCCTCCTGCCTGGAGCAGGACCAGCGCTGGGACGACGCCGTCCGGGCCTACACCGAGTTCCTGGAGAAGCACCCCGACCAGCGCCTCCTCGGCAAGGAAGCCCGGCTGAACCGCGTCCGCTGCTGGGGCGTGCGCCAGTGGGACAGTCCCGCCGCCACCAACGGCCTGGTGGGCGCCCTTGCCGACGACCGCGAGGACGTGCGGATCGCCGCCGCGCTCCAATTGGCCAAGCGCCGCGACGGCCGCGCGATCCCGGTTCTCCAAATGGGCCTCCGGGCGGACGCCTTCAGCGAGGCCTGCCGCCTATCCCTGCTGTCCATGGGCGTCCAGCCCCAGGCCGCGGGTCCCACACAGGGGCGCTTCCTGGTGCTGCGCGTGAAAGAGCGCGCCAAGAGCGAAGCCCTCACCATCCGTCTCGCCCTGGGCTTGGCCCGCGCGGTGGGCGGCTACCTGTCGGATGAGCAGCTGCAGCAGGCGAAGCGGAAGGGCGTGGACCTGGAACGGCTGATGGACCAGGCCCTGAACTCGCCCAAGGGCACCGAGCTCTTCAGCCTCGAGGACGGCAAGAGCACCGTGACGGTGACCGTGGAATAGCCGGATAAGCTGGATCTGACCATGTCCAGGATCCTCCGCTTCTTCCGAGACCACCTGCGTCCCCACGCCCCGTTCATCGCGGCGGCGACGCTGCTGCTGCTGCTGGCCGGACTGTGCCAGGGGGCCCTGATCGCCTCCATCAAGTTCGTGTTCGACGATGGCCAGGCGCGGGCGTCGCACCTGGCCCAGCCGGGCCTGTTCGGCCAACTGGAGCACCTGCGGGCCTGGGCCCTGGCCCGCCTTCCCGAGGCCTCGGCCCTGCGGACGGGGCTGCTGGTGCCCTTGGTGCTGGTGGTGCTGTTCGCGCTCAAGGGCATCCTGACCTACTCCGGCACCCTCCTGATGGTCCGCAGCGGGATCCGGGCCACCCAGGCGCTGCGAGAGCGCCTGTTCGCGCACCTGATGGAGCAGGAGCCCGCCTTCTTCCAGAAGCACCCCGTGGGCGAGCTGATCACCCGCAACATCAGCGACGTGGGCGCCGTGCAGGGCATCGCCAGCAACCAGCTGGCGGAGGCCGTGCGCGAAATCTGCGTGGCCCTCACCATGCTCGTCACCCTCCTCTACATGGACTGGAAGCTGAGCCTCACCCTCTTCCTGGCGGGGCCTCTGGTCGTGGTGCCCGTCAAGCGGCTCAGCAAGCGCATCCGCCGGGTGAACCACCGGAACCAGGAGGCCTCCAGCCGGCTGCTCCAGCGGCTGAAGGAGGTCTTCAGCAACATCCGCGTGGTCCAGGCCTTCGCCCGGGAGCGCTACGAAGTCCGCCGCTTCCAGGCGCAGAACCACGAACTCTACCGCCTGGGGATGAAGAGCGCCCGGGCGTCGGCCCTGTCCACGCCCATCATGGAACTGGTGGGCGGGGTGCTGCTGGCCGGGCTCGCCGCCTATGCCGCCGGCCGCTTCAAGGCGGGAACCCTCACCACCGAGAACTTCCTCACCTACATCCTGGCGGTCTACGCCCTGTACGACCCGCTGCGCCGCCTCACCAAGCTCAACAACGAGATCCAGGTGGCTTCCGCGAGCTTGGACCGCGTCTACGCCATGCTGGACCGACGGTCCGAGCTGCCCGTCAGCGCCGCG comes from the Geothrix sp. 21YS21S-4 genome and includes:
- a CDS encoding ABC transporter ATP-binding protein — translated: MSRILRFFRDHLRPHAPFIAAATLLLLLAGLCQGALIASIKFVFDDGQARASHLAQPGLFGQLEHLRAWALARLPEASALRTGLLVPLVLVVLFALKGILTYSGTLLMVRSGIRATQALRERLFAHLMEQEPAFFQKHPVGELITRNISDVGAVQGIASNQLAEAVREICVALTMLVTLLYMDWKLSLTLFLAGPLVVVPVKRLSKRIRRVNHRNQEASSRLLQRLKEVFSNIRVVQAFARERYEVRRFQAQNHELYRLGMKSARASALSTPIMELVGGVLLAGLAAYAAGRFKAGTLTTENFLTYILAVYALYDPLRRLTKLNNEIQVASASLDRVYAMLDRRSELPVSAAPKPVPVRPEALRFEGVEFTYDAQHPVLRGIDLDIRAGETVALVGGSGGGKTTLVNLVPRFFDPTAGRLTLDGIDLRDFDPHELRKIIGIVTQETLLFMDTVHDNIAYGVEASRDAVVEAAKKAHAHGFIESLPRGYDTPLAETGSSLSGGQRQRLAIARALLQDPPILILDEATSALDTESERAVQAALETLMQDRTTLVIAHRLSTIQRATRICALKQGRIVEQGTHDDLLARQGEYARLHKMQFAEA
- a CDS encoding RNA polymerase sigma factor, with amino-acid sequence MNAALPLPAGAGAGFAAPAAESPEYWMSQLKAGREEALAHLMARFERPLCAFLHRRLQGEAGVVQELAQEVFLKCLQHCQRFEEGRPVAAWLFTLAANAATDHLRRRGREVSPPETFDAPDPHVSSPWESVDQSRRIQTLRGALEGLTPRQRAMVLAYYVHEHPVKRIAQDLGCAEGTVKATLFQSLQKLRKTLGPQP
- a CDS encoding tol-pal system YbgF family protein, with the translated sequence MTLFLLMAVPALIAPASPDLLSAPAESPSEALFRAGRDLRYAQRWFEASQVYRSLIQSYPTSSRIPDARYWLASCLEQDQRWDDAVRAYTEFLEKHPDQRLLGKEARLNRVRCWGVRQWDSPAATNGLVGALADDREDVRIAAALQLAKRRDGRAIPVLQMGLRADAFSEACRLSLLSMGVQPQAAGPTQGRFLVLRVKERAKSEALTIRLALGLARAVGGYLSDEQLQQAKRKGVDLERLMDQALNSPKGTELFSLEDGKSTVTVTVE